TTCTCAATTCCAGTTCATCAAAATCTACAAGATGTCCGTCAAAATCAGGACCGTCAACACAACAAAATTTAATCTCATTATTTACTTTAACTCTGCATCCTCCGCACATTCCGGTTCCGTCTATCATAATCGGATTAAGACTGACCATGGTTGGCATGTCATATTTCTTTGTTAACTTTGTTACAAACTTCATCATAGGAATCGGCCCTATTGCATATACCAATTTTATATCATGTCGTTCATCAAGATATTTTTCAAGCGGTTGAGTTACAAATCCTCTTTGTCCGTGACTTCCGTCATCTGTAGTTACAACGAGTTCATCACAAATTGCACTCATCTCATCTTCCAAAATTAATAACTCCTTGTCCCTTGCTCCGATTATTCCTATAACACGATTTCCGGCATCTTTAAAAGCCTTTGCCATGTGATACAATATTGCAACACCTGTTCCTCCCCCTACCATTACAACAGTTCCGATGTTTTCAATTTCTGCTGCTTTACCGAGAGGGCCCACAACATCTTTAATTAAATCACCTGCTTTTAATGAATTTAGTAATGCTGTTGTCTTCCCGACTATCTGAAATATTATTGTAATAATTCCGGCAAATTCGTCTTTATCGGCTACTGTCAAAGGAATTCTTTCTCCTGTTTCATTCACTCTCAAAATAATAAATTGTCCGGCTTTAATTTTTTTTGCAATTTTAGGAGCATTAACATCCATTTTAATTATTGTTCCTTTTGCTAATTCTTGTTTTCTGATAATTTGAAACATGATAAAATTATATTGCTTATTTATAAATATTACAAGTAATAATTGTTGCATTGCTTCATTGTCGCATTGCTTCATTGTCGCATTGCTACATTGCTGATTCTTAACAATATAGCAATGAAGCAATGTTTACCATTCTAAGCTGTCTTCCAGTCTTATGTCGTAAAGATCCTCATCTTTTAATCCGTGCCACCTGCAACCTTTTTTCGAACACATGTAAAATTCAATCAGTTTTGATTGAGCACTTACCATGATCTTCGCAACAGGCGAACCGCAATCGTCGCATTTTTTTCCTTCTTCTTTTAAACTTTCTCCGCAATGAAAGCAACAAAGATCAGCAACTTCTGTTTTTTCTTTAAGAAAAATTGTAGATTTTGTGGTAAAAACATTCAAATACGGACTTAACATCACATATCCTGTTTTATCTGTTTTTACTTCAAGTTTTATCATACCGTCCTCTATCAAGCTTTTTTTGCAATACGGGCAATATGAATTTAAATATGTACCTGATTCAATAATCTCT
The sequence above is a segment of the Bacteroidales bacterium genome. Coding sequences within it:
- a CDS encoding sulfide/dihydroorotate dehydrogenase-like FAD/NAD-binding protein codes for the protein MFQIIRKQELAKGTIIKMDVNAPKIAKKIKAGQFIILRVNETGERIPLTVADKDEFAGIITIIFQIVGKTTALLNSLKAGDLIKDVVGPLGKAAEIENIGTVVMVGGGTGVAILYHMAKAFKDAGNRVIGIIGARDKELLILEDEMSAICDELVVTTDDGSHGQRGFVTQPLEKYLDERHDIKLVYAIGPIPMMKFVTKLTKKYDMPTMVSLNPIMIDGTGMCGGCRVKVNNEIKFCCVDGPDFDGHLVDFDELELRNGTYIKQEKDSLLASIR